A genomic segment from Pseudomonas sp. M30-35 encodes:
- a CDS encoding amino acid adenylation domain-containing protein: protein MNGLQGFRISPQQASVYQHISGSTAHPLSCRLQWSCSKLVSADVLSQRLSDLSAASEILRTRLVPVPGLRFPVQVIDESVDLPIVMLDLRSLDPTEQAAELTRLGEQPRDWTLPLTVTLVQLSDEQSVLDLAGASSHFDLNSLKLLARALLQDSCPELTEALQYADYAEWRWNLTEDEPNHPGVTFWKPLAESEQPILQLSLESVSGNGFVPERVDLTLPAHLARHPALTSDLMLTAWAALLARLAGQQQVALTVIDENRGPELENALGLFEQCLPVRFDLDTQATLLEQSKAVAASLERSVGWQDYYTHDLNGGYAFAWRQLDAQERYASAVLNPLKACLNVQQAADGVRAHVIYDSHTLSSNAAACLGEQWLQLLQGALSEPQHSWAQLPLAGPLQLQSIEAEAAMPVTEPVTLVELIDRQVRQQPDAIALSDKDSDLSYAGIDACSSRLAHQLVAAGIGPGVPVGILFARGNAAVVAMLAVLKAGGAYVPVDPSYPAERRAYMLADSAIAHIVVSAELADSVPASLKRFVLDDLSATDTHDLPPLAWPSADDLAYLIYTSGSTGAPKAVEISHAALSFSTQVRMASYATPVQAYLLLSSFAFDSSVAGIFWTLAQGGRLVLPAPGEELEMPRLAQLIVQHRVSHGLSLPSLYQALLDPLQRTAGADSLECWIVAGEACPPSLIAQHSQTLPNVRLVNEYGPTEATVWATYEVLEPNRTLSIGRPIAGMDLRVLNEHAVTCGVGEPGEIVLAGPTLARGYRNKPEETANAFVTLADGTRAYRTGDLACWLADGRLAFLGRKDHQVKLRGYRIELGEIERQLCSHSDVREAAVIVQEHAAGKRLLAYVLAAHGYAPNSEAIKRFLGERLPSYMVPTQVLTLASFPRTPNGKLDLNQLPDPDQLDASAHVVPRNAMESTLQSIVAKVLKLPSVSVTESFFAIGGDSILSLQVVAQAHEQGIALSAKHVFERQTIAGMAEVAQPLIADTAQPEVQSSEFSASGLSEDEMQALLAELDESEF from the coding sequence ATGAACGGACTCCAAGGTTTTCGTATTTCGCCGCAACAGGCGTCGGTATATCAGCACATCAGCGGTAGTACCGCGCATCCATTGAGCTGCCGTTTGCAGTGGTCGTGTTCCAAGCTCGTGTCGGCCGATGTCCTCAGCCAACGCCTGTCCGACCTGAGCGCTGCCAGTGAAATCCTGCGCACCCGGCTGGTGCCCGTACCGGGGCTGCGCTTTCCGGTGCAGGTAATCGACGAATCCGTTGATCTGCCCATCGTCATGCTCGACTTGCGCTCCCTTGACCCTACCGAGCAGGCCGCTGAGCTGACCCGCCTTGGCGAACAGCCCCGTGACTGGACACTGCCGCTGACTGTGACGCTGGTACAGCTGTCTGACGAGCAGTCGGTGCTGGATCTGGCCGGTGCCAGCAGTCACTTCGACCTGAATAGCCTGAAACTGCTGGCCCGGGCATTGTTGCAGGACAGCTGCCCTGAGCTGACCGAGGCGTTGCAATACGCCGACTACGCCGAGTGGCGCTGGAACCTGACAGAAGACGAACCCAACCATCCGGGCGTGACGTTCTGGAAGCCGCTGGCGGAGAGCGAACAACCGATCTTGCAGTTGTCGCTGGAGTCCGTCTCGGGCAACGGGTTTGTTCCTGAGCGTGTGGATCTGACCCTTCCCGCTCACCTCGCGCGTCACCCGGCTCTGACCTCAGACCTGATGCTGACGGCCTGGGCAGCCTTGCTTGCGCGCCTCGCTGGTCAACAGCAGGTTGCTCTGACGGTGATTGACGAAAATCGTGGCCCGGAACTGGAAAACGCACTGGGTCTGTTTGAACAGTGCCTGCCGGTTCGTTTTGACCTGGATACGCAAGCGACGCTGCTGGAGCAAAGCAAAGCTGTCGCCGCCAGCCTCGAGCGCAGCGTAGGTTGGCAGGATTACTACACCCATGATCTCAATGGCGGCTATGCATTCGCCTGGCGTCAGCTTGATGCTCAGGAACGTTATGCCAGCGCCGTGTTGAATCCGCTGAAAGCCTGCCTGAATGTGCAGCAGGCAGCGGATGGCGTTCGGGCCCATGTGATTTATGACAGTCATACCTTGAGCAGCAATGCCGCAGCCTGTCTCGGCGAACAATGGCTACAACTGCTGCAAGGCGCATTGAGCGAGCCGCAACACAGCTGGGCACAACTGCCTTTGGCCGGTCCGCTTCAATTGCAAAGCATCGAAGCCGAAGCGGCGATGCCCGTCACCGAACCCGTGACCTTGGTTGAACTGATCGACCGTCAGGTACGACAACAGCCGGATGCCATCGCCCTGAGCGACAAGGATAGCGACCTGAGCTATGCGGGGATTGATGCCTGTTCCAGCCGTCTGGCCCATCAATTGGTGGCTGCCGGTATCGGTCCCGGTGTGCCGGTGGGCATACTATTTGCCCGTGGCAACGCCGCCGTGGTCGCCATGCTCGCGGTATTGAAAGCCGGTGGCGCATACGTTCCGGTTGATCCGAGCTATCCAGCGGAGCGTCGTGCCTACATGTTGGCCGACAGCGCTATCGCACACATTGTGGTCAGCGCCGAACTGGCCGACAGCGTTCCCGCCAGCCTGAAACGCTTCGTCCTTGACGACCTGAGCGCGACCGATACCCACGACCTGCCACCTTTGGCATGGCCGAGTGCAGATGATCTGGCCTATTTGATCTACACCTCAGGTTCTACCGGCGCACCGAAAGCCGTGGAAATCAGCCACGCTGCCCTGAGTTTTTCGACCCAGGTGCGCATGGCCTCCTACGCCACGCCAGTACAGGCTTATCTGCTGCTGTCGTCATTTGCCTTTGACAGCTCGGTAGCGGGGATTTTCTGGACCTTGGCCCAAGGTGGACGCCTGGTATTACCGGCCCCAGGTGAAGAACTGGAAATGCCAAGATTGGCCCAACTGATCGTCCAGCACCGGGTCAGCCATGGCCTGTCGTTGCCCTCCTTGTATCAAGCCCTGCTCGACCCACTGCAACGCACCGCCGGTGCCGACAGCCTTGAATGCTGGATCGTTGCCGGTGAAGCCTGTCCGCCGTCGTTGATCGCCCAGCACAGCCAGACCTTGCCTAACGTGCGATTAGTCAATGAATACGGTCCGACCGAGGCCACCGTCTGGGCTACTTATGAAGTGCTCGAGCCGAATCGCACCCTGAGCATTGGTCGGCCGATTGCTGGTATGGACTTGCGGGTATTGAACGAGCACGCGGTAACCTGCGGTGTCGGTGAGCCGGGAGAAATCGTTCTCGCTGGCCCAACCCTGGCCCGTGGCTATCGCAACAAACCCGAAGAAACCGCCAACGCTTTTGTCACCCTCGCTGATGGCACCCGCGCCTACCGCACCGGCGACCTCGCCTGCTGGCTGGCGGACGGCCGCCTGGCGTTCCTTGGCCGCAAGGATCATCAGGTCAAACTACGCGGCTACCGCATCGAACTCGGCGAAATCGAGCGACAACTGTGCAGCCACAGCGACGTGCGTGAAGCCGCGGTGATCGTTCAGGAACACGCCGCTGGCAAGCGCTTGTTGGCTTACGTTCTGGCGGCCCACGGCTACGCGCCGAACTCGGAAGCGATCAAACGTTTCCTCGGCGAGCGCCTGCCGTCATACATGGTGCCAACTCAGGTGCTGACTCTGGCGAGCTTTCCACGTACGCCCAACGGCAAGCTCGACCTGAACCAGTTGCCTGACCCGGACCAGCTCGACGCAAGCGCTCATGTGGTTCCACGCAACGCCATGGAAAGCACCCTGCAGTCGATTGTCGCCAAAGTCCTGAAACTGCCTTCTGTAAGCGTCACCGAGAGTTTCTTTGCCATCGGTGGCGACTCGATTCTAAGCCTGCAAGTGGTCGCCCAGGCTCACGAGCAAGGCATCGCGCTGTCCGCCAAACATGTATTCGAACGCCAGACCATTGCAGGCATGGCCGAGGTTGCGCAGCCCCTGATCGCCGACACCGCACAGCCAGAGGTCCAGAGCAGCGAATTCAGCGCCTCGGGCCTGTCCGAAGATGAAATGCAGGCGCTGCTGGCGGAACTCGATGAGTCCGAATTTTGA
- a CDS encoding TauD/TfdA family dioxygenase: MSIVPPTSRALGGVRRKAMNVSQQLVSERLLSPDHALPLVIEPAVSGVDLAAWAAGERENLESKLLQYGALLFRGFSVQSVEQFDQVIAALSPGALEYMFRASPRTRVGGNIYTSTDYPADQMIFPHNEHSYSPRFPLRLFFYCQTPSETGGETPIGSTRTVKARISPEIEARFREKGVLYVRNYGDGFGLPWQSVFQSEDRDEVQDYCASVGIEVEWKANNRLRTRQRGPAVVRHPRTGEEVWFNHATFFHISTLPPAIRDSLQSNFSNLDLPTNTFYGDGEEIEPQVLESLRAAYLDSLVRFSWQQGDVLFIDNMLAVHGREPFTGKRAILTGMAEALLQGDVAV; this comes from the coding sequence ATGTCTATCGTGCCCCCAACTTCTCGCGCTCTCGGCGGCGTGCGTCGTAAAGCCATGAACGTCTCACAACAGTTGGTCAGCGAGCGGCTGCTCAGTCCGGACCATGCTCTGCCGTTAGTGATCGAACCCGCCGTCAGCGGTGTCGATCTGGCGGCTTGGGCGGCCGGAGAGCGGGAAAACCTGGAGAGCAAATTACTGCAATACGGCGCCTTGCTGTTTCGCGGGTTCTCGGTGCAGTCGGTCGAACAGTTCGACCAGGTGATCGCCGCACTCTCCCCCGGCGCACTGGAATATATGTTTCGTGCCTCCCCGCGCACCCGTGTCGGCGGCAACATCTACACCTCGACCGATTACCCGGCCGATCAGATGATTTTTCCGCACAACGAACATTCGTACTCACCACGCTTTCCATTGCGGTTGTTCTTCTACTGCCAGACTCCATCCGAGACCGGTGGCGAAACCCCGATCGGTTCGACCCGCACCGTCAAGGCAAGGATCAGCCCGGAAATCGAAGCCCGTTTCCGTGAAAAAGGCGTGCTGTACGTACGCAACTACGGCGACGGTTTTGGCTTGCCGTGGCAGAGCGTGTTCCAGTCCGAAGACCGTGACGAAGTACAAGACTACTGCGCCAGTGTCGGCATCGAAGTGGAATGGAAAGCAAACAACCGCCTGCGAACCCGCCAACGCGGGCCCGCCGTGGTACGCCATCCGCGTACTGGCGAAGAAGTCTGGTTCAACCATGCCACCTTCTTCCACATCAGCACCCTGCCACCCGCCATCCGCGACTCCTTGCAAAGCAACTTCAGCAATCTTGACCTGCCCACCAACACTTTCTATGGCGACGGCGAAGAGATCGAGCCGCAAGTGTTGGAGTCGTTACGGGCCGCTTACCTCGACTCGCTGGTGCGGTTTAGCTGGCAACAGGGCGATGTGCTGTTTATCGACAATATGCTCGCGGTGCACGGCCGTGAACCCTTCACCGGCAAGCGCGCCATCCTCACCGGCATGGCTGAAGCCCTGCTGCAGGGTGACGTTGCTGTTTGA